A single genomic interval of Prionailurus viverrinus isolate Anna chromosome A2, UM_Priviv_1.0, whole genome shotgun sequence harbors:
- the SYDE1 gene encoding rho GTPase-activating protein SYDE1 isoform X3: MAEPLLRKTFSRLRGREKLPRKKSDAKERGERGRPAQRPEPSPPEPEPHAPEKSQAGAEGPPSPEASRSPARGAYLQSLEPSSRRWVLGGAKPPEEAALGPRAPGSGEPAGEIWYNPIPEEDSRPLAPEPPGPQPGSAEPEDPASQGAAPASPPAKASRTKSPGPARRLSMKMKKLPDLRRRLSLRGTRAGRERERAAPEGSVISRYHLDSSVGAPGRAAGAGATRGPRAGYLSDGDSPERPAGPPSPTAFRPYEAGPPARAPPAALWGRLSLHLYGLGGLRPAPGATPRDLCCLLQVDGVARARTGPLRGGPDFLRLDHTFHLELEAARLLRALVLAWDPGVRRHRPCAQGTVLLPTVFRGCQAQQLAVRLEPQGLLYAKLTLSEQQEAPGTAEPRVFGLPLPLLVEREQPPGQVPLIIQKCVGQIERRGLRVVGLYRLCGSAAVKKELRDAFERDSAAVCLSEDLYPDINVITGILKDYLRELPTPLITQPLYQVVLEAMARGPPSRAPSSTEGTRGLLNCLPDVERATLMLLLDHLRLVSSFHAHNRMTPQNLAVCFGPVLLPARQSPARPRIRSSGPGPTNAVDFKRHIEVLHYLLQAWPDPRRPPEPPDVAPYVRPKRQPSLHLPLASPEVVTRPRGRGGPESPPSNRYAGDWSVCGRDFLPCGRDFLSGPDYEHVTGSCSEDEDEDAGEPAGAADFDDDFEAPFNPHLNLKDFDALILDLERELSKQINVCL, encoded by the exons ATGGCCGAGCCGCTCCTCAGGAAAACCTTCTCCCGCCTGCGGGGCCGGGAGAAACTTCCCCGGAAAAAGTCGGACGCGAAGGAGCGCGGTGAGCGCG GCCGGCCAGCCCAGCGCCCGGAGCCCAGTCCTCCAGAGCCAGAGCCCCACGCCCCCGAAAAGTCCCAGGCTGGGGCAGAGGGCCCCCCTAGCCCCGAGGCATCCCGGAGCCCAGCTCGGGGGGCCTacctgcagagcctggagcccagcagCCGCCGATGGGTGCTGGGTGGGGCCAAGCCACCAGAAGAGGCTGCTTTGGGGCCCAGGGCGCCCGGCAGCGGGGAGCCCGCGGGTGAGATCTGGTACAACCCTATCCCTGAGGAAGACTCCAGACCCCTGGCACCTGAGCCCCCGGGGCCACAGCCAGGCTCAGCGGAGCCAGAGGACCCAGCCTCGCAAG GCGCGGCCCCTGCCAGCCCCCCAGCCAAAGCCTCCCGCACGAAGTCCCCCGGCccagccaggcgcctctccaTGAAGATGAAGAAGCTGCCTGACCTTCGGCGCCGCCTGAGCCTGCGGGGCACCCGGGCGGGCCGCGAGCGTGAGAGGGCCGCCCCCGAGGGCTCCGTCATCAGCCGCTACCACCTGGACAGCAGTGTGGGGGCCCCTGGCCGGGcggcaggggctggggccacaCGGGGCCCTCGGGCCGGTTACCTCAGTGACGGGGACTCTCCGGAGCGCCCAGCGGGGCCCCCATCGCCCACTGCCTTCCGGCCCTACGAGGCGGGCCCCCCAGCCCGAGCGCCGCCCGCCGCACTCTGGGGCCGCCTCAGCCTACACTTGTACGGGCTGGGGGGGCTGCGGCCGGCACCTGGGGCCACCCCCAGAGACCTGTGCTGCCTACTGCAGGTGGATGGGGTGGCCCGGGCCCGAACGGGGCCGCTGAGGGGGGGGCCCGACTTCCTGCGGCTGGACCACACCTTCCACCTGGAGCTCGAGGCTGCCCGGCTGCTGCGGGCCCTGGTGCTGGCATGGGACCCCGGTGTTCGGCGACACCGGCCCTGTGCCCAGGGCACTGTGCTGCTACCCACGGTCTTCCGAG GGTGCCAGGCCCAGCAACTGGCCGTGCGCCTGGAGCCCCAGGGGCTGCTGTATGCCAAGCTGACCCTGTCAGAGCAGCAGGAAGCACCAGGCACAGCTGAGCCCCGCGTCTTTGGGCTGCCCCTGCCGCTGCTGGTGGAGCGGGAACAGCCCcccggccaggtgcccctcatcatcCAGAAGTGCGTTGGGCAGATCGAGCGCCGCGGGCTGCGG GTGGTGGGGCTCTACCGCCTGTGTGGCTCGGCAGCTGTCAAGAAAGAACTTCGGGATGCCTTTGAGCGGGACAGTGCAGCCGTCTGCCTCTCCGAGGACCTGTATCCAGATATCAATGTCATCACTG GCATCCTCAAGGATTATCTTCGGGAGTTGCCCACCCCGCTCATCACCCAGCCCCTCTATCAGGTGGTGCTGGAAGCCATGGCCCGAGGACCCCCAAGCAGGGCGCCCTCCAGCACTGAGGGCACCCGTGGGCTCCTCAACTGCCTGCCGGATGTGGAGAGG GCCACGCTGATGCTTCTCCTGGACCACCTGCGCCTCGTCTCCTCCTTCCACGCCCACAATCGCATGACCCCGCAGAACCTGGCCGTGTGTTTCGGTCCCGTGCTGCTACCGGCGCGCCAGTCACCCGCCAGGCCCCGCATCCGGAGCTCTGGCCCGGGCCCCACCAACGCTGTGGACTTCAAGCGCCACATCGAGGTGCTGCACTACCTGCTGCAGGCCTGGCCAG ATCCCCGCAGGCCCCCGGAGCCTCCGGACGTCGCCCCGTACGTGCGGCCCAAACGGCAGCCGTCGCTGCACTTGCCACTCGCCAGCCCCGAGGTGGTGACTCGGCCCCGCGGCCGGGGCGGCCCCGAAAGCCCCCCGAGTAACCGCTACGCGGGTGACTGGAGCGTTTGCGGGCGGGACTTCCTGCCGTGCGGGCGGGACTTTTTGTCCGGTCCGGACTACGAGCACGTGACGGGCAGCTGCAgcgaggacgaggacgaggacgcgGGCGAGCCGGCGGGCGCCGCTGACTTCGACGATGACTTCGAGGCGCCCTTCAACCCGCACCTGAACCTCAAAGACTTCGACGCCCTCATCCTGGACCTGGAGAGAGAGCTCTCCAAGCAGATAAACGTGTGCCTCTGA
- the SYDE1 gene encoding rho GTPase-activating protein SYDE1 isoform X4, with product MAEPLLRKTFSRLRGREKLPRKKSDAKERGRPAQRPEPSPPEPEPHAPEKSQAGAEGPPSPEASRSPARGAYLQSLEPSSRRWVLGGAKPPEEAALGPRAPGSGEPAGEIWYNPIPEEDSRPLAPEPPGPQPGSAEPEDPASQGAAPASPPAKASRTKSPGPARRLSMKMKKLPDLRRRLSLRGTRAGRERERAAPEGSVISRYHLDSSVGAPGRAAGAGATRGPRAGYLSDGDSPERPAGPPSPTAFRPYEAGPPARAPPAALWGRLSLHLYGLGGLRPAPGATPRDLCCLLQVDGVARARTGPLRGGPDFLRLDHTFHLELEAARLLRALVLAWDPGVRRHRPCAQGTVLLPTVFRGCQAQQLAVRLEPQGLLYAKLTLSEQQEAPGTAEPRVFGLPLPLLVEREQPPGQVPLIIQKCVGQIERRGLRVVGLYRLCGSAAVKKELRDAFERDSAAVCLSEDLYPDINVITGILKDYLRELPTPLITQPLYQVVLEAMARGPPSRAPSSTEGTRGLLNCLPDVERATLMLLLDHLRLVSSFHAHNRMTPQNLAVCFGPVLLPARQSPARPRIRSSGPGPTNAVDFKRHIEVLHYLLQAWPDPRRPPEPPDVAPYVRPKRQPSLHLPLASPEVVTRPRGRGGPESPPSNRYAGDWSVCGRDFLPCGRDFLSGPDYEHVTGSCSEDEDEDAGEPAGAADFDDDFEAPFNPHLNLKDFDALILDLERELSKQINVCL from the exons ATGGCCGAGCCGCTCCTCAGGAAAACCTTCTCCCGCCTGCGGGGCCGGGAGAAACTTCCCCGGAAAAAGTCGGACGCGAAGGAGCGCG GCCGGCCAGCCCAGCGCCCGGAGCCCAGTCCTCCAGAGCCAGAGCCCCACGCCCCCGAAAAGTCCCAGGCTGGGGCAGAGGGCCCCCCTAGCCCCGAGGCATCCCGGAGCCCAGCTCGGGGGGCCTacctgcagagcctggagcccagcagCCGCCGATGGGTGCTGGGTGGGGCCAAGCCACCAGAAGAGGCTGCTTTGGGGCCCAGGGCGCCCGGCAGCGGGGAGCCCGCGGGTGAGATCTGGTACAACCCTATCCCTGAGGAAGACTCCAGACCCCTGGCACCTGAGCCCCCGGGGCCACAGCCAGGCTCAGCGGAGCCAGAGGACCCAGCCTCGCAAG GCGCGGCCCCTGCCAGCCCCCCAGCCAAAGCCTCCCGCACGAAGTCCCCCGGCccagccaggcgcctctccaTGAAGATGAAGAAGCTGCCTGACCTTCGGCGCCGCCTGAGCCTGCGGGGCACCCGGGCGGGCCGCGAGCGTGAGAGGGCCGCCCCCGAGGGCTCCGTCATCAGCCGCTACCACCTGGACAGCAGTGTGGGGGCCCCTGGCCGGGcggcaggggctggggccacaCGGGGCCCTCGGGCCGGTTACCTCAGTGACGGGGACTCTCCGGAGCGCCCAGCGGGGCCCCCATCGCCCACTGCCTTCCGGCCCTACGAGGCGGGCCCCCCAGCCCGAGCGCCGCCCGCCGCACTCTGGGGCCGCCTCAGCCTACACTTGTACGGGCTGGGGGGGCTGCGGCCGGCACCTGGGGCCACCCCCAGAGACCTGTGCTGCCTACTGCAGGTGGATGGGGTGGCCCGGGCCCGAACGGGGCCGCTGAGGGGGGGGCCCGACTTCCTGCGGCTGGACCACACCTTCCACCTGGAGCTCGAGGCTGCCCGGCTGCTGCGGGCCCTGGTGCTGGCATGGGACCCCGGTGTTCGGCGACACCGGCCCTGTGCCCAGGGCACTGTGCTGCTACCCACGGTCTTCCGAG GGTGCCAGGCCCAGCAACTGGCCGTGCGCCTGGAGCCCCAGGGGCTGCTGTATGCCAAGCTGACCCTGTCAGAGCAGCAGGAAGCACCAGGCACAGCTGAGCCCCGCGTCTTTGGGCTGCCCCTGCCGCTGCTGGTGGAGCGGGAACAGCCCcccggccaggtgcccctcatcatcCAGAAGTGCGTTGGGCAGATCGAGCGCCGCGGGCTGCGG GTGGTGGGGCTCTACCGCCTGTGTGGCTCGGCAGCTGTCAAGAAAGAACTTCGGGATGCCTTTGAGCGGGACAGTGCAGCCGTCTGCCTCTCCGAGGACCTGTATCCAGATATCAATGTCATCACTG GCATCCTCAAGGATTATCTTCGGGAGTTGCCCACCCCGCTCATCACCCAGCCCCTCTATCAGGTGGTGCTGGAAGCCATGGCCCGAGGACCCCCAAGCAGGGCGCCCTCCAGCACTGAGGGCACCCGTGGGCTCCTCAACTGCCTGCCGGATGTGGAGAGG GCCACGCTGATGCTTCTCCTGGACCACCTGCGCCTCGTCTCCTCCTTCCACGCCCACAATCGCATGACCCCGCAGAACCTGGCCGTGTGTTTCGGTCCCGTGCTGCTACCGGCGCGCCAGTCACCCGCCAGGCCCCGCATCCGGAGCTCTGGCCCGGGCCCCACCAACGCTGTGGACTTCAAGCGCCACATCGAGGTGCTGCACTACCTGCTGCAGGCCTGGCCAG ATCCCCGCAGGCCCCCGGAGCCTCCGGACGTCGCCCCGTACGTGCGGCCCAAACGGCAGCCGTCGCTGCACTTGCCACTCGCCAGCCCCGAGGTGGTGACTCGGCCCCGCGGCCGGGGCGGCCCCGAAAGCCCCCCGAGTAACCGCTACGCGGGTGACTGGAGCGTTTGCGGGCGGGACTTCCTGCCGTGCGGGCGGGACTTTTTGTCCGGTCCGGACTACGAGCACGTGACGGGCAGCTGCAgcgaggacgaggacgaggacgcgGGCGAGCCGGCGGGCGCCGCTGACTTCGACGATGACTTCGAGGCGCCCTTCAACCCGCACCTGAACCTCAAAGACTTCGACGCCCTCATCCTGGACCTGGAGAGAGAGCTCTCCAAGCAGATAAACGTGTGCCTCTGA
- the SYDE1 gene encoding rho GTPase-activating protein SYDE1 isoform X1, which yields MAEPLLRKTFSRLRGREKLPRKKSDAKERGERGRPAQRPEPSPPEPEPHAPEKSQAGAEGPPSPEASRSPARGAYLQSLEPSSRRWVLGGAKPPEEAALGPRAPGSGEPAGEIWYNPIPEEDSRPLAPEPPGPQPGSAEPEDPASQGAAPASPPAKASRTKSPGPARRLSMKMKKLPDLRRRLSLRGTRAGRERERAAPEGSVISRYHLDSSVGAPGRAAGAGATRGPRAGYLSDGDSPERPAGPPSPTAFRPYEAGPPARAPPAALWGRLSLHLYGLGGLRPAPGATPRDLCCLLQVDGVARARTGPLRGGPDFLRLDHTFHLELEAARLLRALVLAWDPGVRRHRPCAQGTVLLPTVFRGCQAQQLAVRLEPQGLLYAKLTLSEQQEAPGTAEPRVFGLPLPLLVEREQPPGQVPLIIQKCVGQIERRGLRVVGLYRLCGSAAVKKELRDAFERDSAAVCLSEDLYPDINVITGILKDYLRELPTPLITQPLYQVVLEAMARGPPSRAPSSTEGTRGLLNCLPDVERATLMLLLDHLRLVSSFHAHNRMTPQNLAVCFGPVLLPARQSPARPRIRSSGPGPTNAVDFKRHIEVLHYLLQAWPDPRRPPEPPDVAPYVRPKRQPSLHLPLASPEVVTRPRGRGGPESPPSNRYAGDWSVCGRDFLPCGRDFLSGPDYEHVTGSCSEDEDEDAGEPAGAADFDDDFEAPFNPHLNLKDFDALILDLERELSKQINGKPRDCLKPGNGDSRAWPFPSPILPPHP from the exons ATGGCCGAGCCGCTCCTCAGGAAAACCTTCTCCCGCCTGCGGGGCCGGGAGAAACTTCCCCGGAAAAAGTCGGACGCGAAGGAGCGCGGTGAGCGCG GCCGGCCAGCCCAGCGCCCGGAGCCCAGTCCTCCAGAGCCAGAGCCCCACGCCCCCGAAAAGTCCCAGGCTGGGGCAGAGGGCCCCCCTAGCCCCGAGGCATCCCGGAGCCCAGCTCGGGGGGCCTacctgcagagcctggagcccagcagCCGCCGATGGGTGCTGGGTGGGGCCAAGCCACCAGAAGAGGCTGCTTTGGGGCCCAGGGCGCCCGGCAGCGGGGAGCCCGCGGGTGAGATCTGGTACAACCCTATCCCTGAGGAAGACTCCAGACCCCTGGCACCTGAGCCCCCGGGGCCACAGCCAGGCTCAGCGGAGCCAGAGGACCCAGCCTCGCAAG GCGCGGCCCCTGCCAGCCCCCCAGCCAAAGCCTCCCGCACGAAGTCCCCCGGCccagccaggcgcctctccaTGAAGATGAAGAAGCTGCCTGACCTTCGGCGCCGCCTGAGCCTGCGGGGCACCCGGGCGGGCCGCGAGCGTGAGAGGGCCGCCCCCGAGGGCTCCGTCATCAGCCGCTACCACCTGGACAGCAGTGTGGGGGCCCCTGGCCGGGcggcaggggctggggccacaCGGGGCCCTCGGGCCGGTTACCTCAGTGACGGGGACTCTCCGGAGCGCCCAGCGGGGCCCCCATCGCCCACTGCCTTCCGGCCCTACGAGGCGGGCCCCCCAGCCCGAGCGCCGCCCGCCGCACTCTGGGGCCGCCTCAGCCTACACTTGTACGGGCTGGGGGGGCTGCGGCCGGCACCTGGGGCCACCCCCAGAGACCTGTGCTGCCTACTGCAGGTGGATGGGGTGGCCCGGGCCCGAACGGGGCCGCTGAGGGGGGGGCCCGACTTCCTGCGGCTGGACCACACCTTCCACCTGGAGCTCGAGGCTGCCCGGCTGCTGCGGGCCCTGGTGCTGGCATGGGACCCCGGTGTTCGGCGACACCGGCCCTGTGCCCAGGGCACTGTGCTGCTACCCACGGTCTTCCGAG GGTGCCAGGCCCAGCAACTGGCCGTGCGCCTGGAGCCCCAGGGGCTGCTGTATGCCAAGCTGACCCTGTCAGAGCAGCAGGAAGCACCAGGCACAGCTGAGCCCCGCGTCTTTGGGCTGCCCCTGCCGCTGCTGGTGGAGCGGGAACAGCCCcccggccaggtgcccctcatcatcCAGAAGTGCGTTGGGCAGATCGAGCGCCGCGGGCTGCGG GTGGTGGGGCTCTACCGCCTGTGTGGCTCGGCAGCTGTCAAGAAAGAACTTCGGGATGCCTTTGAGCGGGACAGTGCAGCCGTCTGCCTCTCCGAGGACCTGTATCCAGATATCAATGTCATCACTG GCATCCTCAAGGATTATCTTCGGGAGTTGCCCACCCCGCTCATCACCCAGCCCCTCTATCAGGTGGTGCTGGAAGCCATGGCCCGAGGACCCCCAAGCAGGGCGCCCTCCAGCACTGAGGGCACCCGTGGGCTCCTCAACTGCCTGCCGGATGTGGAGAGG GCCACGCTGATGCTTCTCCTGGACCACCTGCGCCTCGTCTCCTCCTTCCACGCCCACAATCGCATGACCCCGCAGAACCTGGCCGTGTGTTTCGGTCCCGTGCTGCTACCGGCGCGCCAGTCACCCGCCAGGCCCCGCATCCGGAGCTCTGGCCCGGGCCCCACCAACGCTGTGGACTTCAAGCGCCACATCGAGGTGCTGCACTACCTGCTGCAGGCCTGGCCAG ATCCCCGCAGGCCCCCGGAGCCTCCGGACGTCGCCCCGTACGTGCGGCCCAAACGGCAGCCGTCGCTGCACTTGCCACTCGCCAGCCCCGAGGTGGTGACTCGGCCCCGCGGCCGGGGCGGCCCCGAAAGCCCCCCGAGTAACCGCTACGCGGGTGACTGGAGCGTTTGCGGGCGGGACTTCCTGCCGTGCGGGCGGGACTTTTTGTCCGGTCCGGACTACGAGCACGTGACGGGCAGCTGCAgcgaggacgaggacgaggacgcgGGCGAGCCGGCGGGCGCCGCTGACTTCGACGATGACTTCGAGGCGCCCTTCAACCCGCACCTGAACCTCAAAGACTTCGACGCCCTCATCCTGGACCTGGAGAGAGAGCTCTCCAAGCAGATAAAC GGAAAGCCCCGTGATTGCCTCAAACCAGGAAACGGAGATAGCAGAGcctggcccttcccctcccccattcttccTCCACATCCCTGA
- the SYDE1 gene encoding rho GTPase-activating protein SYDE1 isoform X2 yields MAEPLLRKTFSRLRGREKLPRKKSDAKERGRPAQRPEPSPPEPEPHAPEKSQAGAEGPPSPEASRSPARGAYLQSLEPSSRRWVLGGAKPPEEAALGPRAPGSGEPAGEIWYNPIPEEDSRPLAPEPPGPQPGSAEPEDPASQGAAPASPPAKASRTKSPGPARRLSMKMKKLPDLRRRLSLRGTRAGRERERAAPEGSVISRYHLDSSVGAPGRAAGAGATRGPRAGYLSDGDSPERPAGPPSPTAFRPYEAGPPARAPPAALWGRLSLHLYGLGGLRPAPGATPRDLCCLLQVDGVARARTGPLRGGPDFLRLDHTFHLELEAARLLRALVLAWDPGVRRHRPCAQGTVLLPTVFRGCQAQQLAVRLEPQGLLYAKLTLSEQQEAPGTAEPRVFGLPLPLLVEREQPPGQVPLIIQKCVGQIERRGLRVVGLYRLCGSAAVKKELRDAFERDSAAVCLSEDLYPDINVITGILKDYLRELPTPLITQPLYQVVLEAMARGPPSRAPSSTEGTRGLLNCLPDVERATLMLLLDHLRLVSSFHAHNRMTPQNLAVCFGPVLLPARQSPARPRIRSSGPGPTNAVDFKRHIEVLHYLLQAWPDPRRPPEPPDVAPYVRPKRQPSLHLPLASPEVVTRPRGRGGPESPPSNRYAGDWSVCGRDFLPCGRDFLSGPDYEHVTGSCSEDEDEDAGEPAGAADFDDDFEAPFNPHLNLKDFDALILDLERELSKQINGKPRDCLKPGNGDSRAWPFPSPILPPHP; encoded by the exons ATGGCCGAGCCGCTCCTCAGGAAAACCTTCTCCCGCCTGCGGGGCCGGGAGAAACTTCCCCGGAAAAAGTCGGACGCGAAGGAGCGCG GCCGGCCAGCCCAGCGCCCGGAGCCCAGTCCTCCAGAGCCAGAGCCCCACGCCCCCGAAAAGTCCCAGGCTGGGGCAGAGGGCCCCCCTAGCCCCGAGGCATCCCGGAGCCCAGCTCGGGGGGCCTacctgcagagcctggagcccagcagCCGCCGATGGGTGCTGGGTGGGGCCAAGCCACCAGAAGAGGCTGCTTTGGGGCCCAGGGCGCCCGGCAGCGGGGAGCCCGCGGGTGAGATCTGGTACAACCCTATCCCTGAGGAAGACTCCAGACCCCTGGCACCTGAGCCCCCGGGGCCACAGCCAGGCTCAGCGGAGCCAGAGGACCCAGCCTCGCAAG GCGCGGCCCCTGCCAGCCCCCCAGCCAAAGCCTCCCGCACGAAGTCCCCCGGCccagccaggcgcctctccaTGAAGATGAAGAAGCTGCCTGACCTTCGGCGCCGCCTGAGCCTGCGGGGCACCCGGGCGGGCCGCGAGCGTGAGAGGGCCGCCCCCGAGGGCTCCGTCATCAGCCGCTACCACCTGGACAGCAGTGTGGGGGCCCCTGGCCGGGcggcaggggctggggccacaCGGGGCCCTCGGGCCGGTTACCTCAGTGACGGGGACTCTCCGGAGCGCCCAGCGGGGCCCCCATCGCCCACTGCCTTCCGGCCCTACGAGGCGGGCCCCCCAGCCCGAGCGCCGCCCGCCGCACTCTGGGGCCGCCTCAGCCTACACTTGTACGGGCTGGGGGGGCTGCGGCCGGCACCTGGGGCCACCCCCAGAGACCTGTGCTGCCTACTGCAGGTGGATGGGGTGGCCCGGGCCCGAACGGGGCCGCTGAGGGGGGGGCCCGACTTCCTGCGGCTGGACCACACCTTCCACCTGGAGCTCGAGGCTGCCCGGCTGCTGCGGGCCCTGGTGCTGGCATGGGACCCCGGTGTTCGGCGACACCGGCCCTGTGCCCAGGGCACTGTGCTGCTACCCACGGTCTTCCGAG GGTGCCAGGCCCAGCAACTGGCCGTGCGCCTGGAGCCCCAGGGGCTGCTGTATGCCAAGCTGACCCTGTCAGAGCAGCAGGAAGCACCAGGCACAGCTGAGCCCCGCGTCTTTGGGCTGCCCCTGCCGCTGCTGGTGGAGCGGGAACAGCCCcccggccaggtgcccctcatcatcCAGAAGTGCGTTGGGCAGATCGAGCGCCGCGGGCTGCGG GTGGTGGGGCTCTACCGCCTGTGTGGCTCGGCAGCTGTCAAGAAAGAACTTCGGGATGCCTTTGAGCGGGACAGTGCAGCCGTCTGCCTCTCCGAGGACCTGTATCCAGATATCAATGTCATCACTG GCATCCTCAAGGATTATCTTCGGGAGTTGCCCACCCCGCTCATCACCCAGCCCCTCTATCAGGTGGTGCTGGAAGCCATGGCCCGAGGACCCCCAAGCAGGGCGCCCTCCAGCACTGAGGGCACCCGTGGGCTCCTCAACTGCCTGCCGGATGTGGAGAGG GCCACGCTGATGCTTCTCCTGGACCACCTGCGCCTCGTCTCCTCCTTCCACGCCCACAATCGCATGACCCCGCAGAACCTGGCCGTGTGTTTCGGTCCCGTGCTGCTACCGGCGCGCCAGTCACCCGCCAGGCCCCGCATCCGGAGCTCTGGCCCGGGCCCCACCAACGCTGTGGACTTCAAGCGCCACATCGAGGTGCTGCACTACCTGCTGCAGGCCTGGCCAG ATCCCCGCAGGCCCCCGGAGCCTCCGGACGTCGCCCCGTACGTGCGGCCCAAACGGCAGCCGTCGCTGCACTTGCCACTCGCCAGCCCCGAGGTGGTGACTCGGCCCCGCGGCCGGGGCGGCCCCGAAAGCCCCCCGAGTAACCGCTACGCGGGTGACTGGAGCGTTTGCGGGCGGGACTTCCTGCCGTGCGGGCGGGACTTTTTGTCCGGTCCGGACTACGAGCACGTGACGGGCAGCTGCAgcgaggacgaggacgaggacgcgGGCGAGCCGGCGGGCGCCGCTGACTTCGACGATGACTTCGAGGCGCCCTTCAACCCGCACCTGAACCTCAAAGACTTCGACGCCCTCATCCTGGACCTGGAGAGAGAGCTCTCCAAGCAGATAAAC GGAAAGCCCCGTGATTGCCTCAAACCAGGAAACGGAGATAGCAGAGcctggcccttcccctcccccattcttccTCCACATCCCTGA